A genomic segment from Paenibacillus sp. FSL K6-1096 encodes:
- the dnaJ gene encoding molecular chaperone DnaJ, with the protein MADKRDYYEVLGIGRDASEDEVKKAYRKLARQYHPDVNKASDAEEKFKEVKEAYDVLSDGQQRARYDQYGHIDPNQGMGGGFGGGGDFGGLGDIFDMFFGGGGRRDPNAPQRGGDLQYTMTIEFKEAVFGKETDITIPRTETCDTCFGSGAKPGTKPETCSVCHGSGQQEFVQNTPLGQMRNRRPCSNCSGTGKIIKEKCPTCAGQGKVKRQRKIHVRIPAGVDDGAQLRMSGEGEGGTRGGPAGDLYIVIRVKSHDFFERENDDIMCEVPLTFAQAALGDEIEIPTLTEKVKLKIPAGTQTGTFFRLKGKGVPRLRGNGVGDQHVRVIVVTPSKLSEEQKELLRQFASYNGENTHEQEQSFFDRVKRAFRGD; encoded by the coding sequence GTGGCAGATAAACGCGATTATTATGAGGTGCTCGGCATTGGCAGAGATGCTTCAGAAGATGAAGTGAAGAAGGCCTACCGTAAGCTGGCGCGCCAGTATCATCCGGATGTGAATAAGGCGAGCGATGCCGAGGAGAAGTTCAAAGAGGTCAAGGAAGCCTACGATGTCCTCAGCGACGGGCAGCAGCGGGCGCGTTATGACCAATACGGGCATATCGACCCGAACCAGGGAATGGGCGGCGGCTTCGGCGGCGGCGGGGATTTCGGCGGTCTCGGCGATATCTTCGATATGTTCTTCGGCGGCGGCGGACGGCGTGATCCGAATGCACCGCAGCGCGGCGGCGACTTGCAGTACACGATGACCATTGAGTTCAAGGAAGCGGTATTCGGCAAAGAGACCGATATTACCATCCCGCGCACAGAGACCTGTGACACCTGCTTCGGCTCCGGAGCTAAGCCGGGTACGAAGCCGGAGACCTGTTCCGTCTGCCACGGCAGCGGCCAGCAGGAATTCGTGCAGAATACACCGCTTGGCCAGATGCGTAACCGCCGTCCCTGCTCGAATTGCAGCGGTACAGGCAAGATCATCAAGGAGAAATGCCCGACCTGTGCAGGTCAGGGTAAGGTGAAGAGACAGCGCAAGATTCATGTGCGCATCCCTGCCGGTGTTGATGACGGTGCGCAGCTGCGTATGAGCGGTGAAGGCGAAGGCGGCACACGCGGCGGCCCGGCCGGCGATCTGTACATCGTGATCCGCGTGAAGAGTCACGATTTCTTCGAGCGCGAGAACGATGATATTATGTGTGAGGTGCCCCTGACGTTCGCTCAGGCCGCGCTTGGCGATGAGATCGAGATTCCTACGTTGACCGAGAAGGTCAAGCTGAAGATTCCGGCCGGCACCCAGACCGGCACCTTCTTCCGCCTCAAAGGCAAAGGTGTTCCGCGCCTGCGCGGCAACGGCGTCGGCGACCAGCATGTCCGCGTCATCGTCGTAACGCCCAGCAAGCTCAGCGAAGAGCAGAAGGAGCTGCTCCGCCAGTTCGCCTCCTACAACGGCGAGAACACGCACGAGCAGGAGCAATCCTTCTTCGACCGCGTGAAGCGGGCGTTCCGCGGGGACTGA
- the dnaK gene encoding molecular chaperone DnaK: MSKVIGIDLGTTNSCVAVMEGGEAVVIPNPEGARTTPSVVGFKKDGERIVGETAKRQAITNPDRTIASIKRHMGTSHKESIDGKDFSPQEISAMILQKLKSDAEAYLGQPVTQAVITVPAYFNDSQRQATKDAGKIAGLEVLRIVNEPTAAALAYGLEKSEDQTILVYDLGGGTFDVSILELGDGFFEVKATSGDNRLGGDDFDQVVMDYLVAEFKKEQGIDLSKDKAAVQRLKDAAEKAKKELSGVLTTTVSLPFITVVDGVPQHLEINLTRAKFDELTASLVERTLGPTRQALSDAGMTPADLNKIVLVGGSTRIPAVQEAIKKLTGKEPHKGVNPDEVVALGAAVQAGVLTGDVKDVVLLDVTPLSLGIETAGGVFTKMIERNTTIPTSKSQVFSTFADNQPSVEIHVLQGERQMANGNKTLGRFMLNEIPPAPRGVPQIEVTFDIDANGIVNVSATDKGTNKSQKITITSSSGLSDAEVEQMMKDAELHAEEDRKRKELVEAKNGADQLVYSTDKVIKDLGDKVDAAEIDKANAAKDKVKAALETDNLEEINAATEALNEIVQQLSVKLYEQAAQEQQGAEAGQGAADGNAKKDNVVDADYEVVDDEKNQG, translated from the coding sequence GTGAGTAAAGTTATCGGTATTGACTTAGGAACAACGAACTCTTGCGTTGCCGTTATGGAAGGCGGCGAAGCCGTCGTTATCCCGAATCCGGAAGGCGCGCGTACAACCCCGTCGGTTGTAGGCTTCAAGAAGGACGGCGAGCGCATCGTCGGCGAAACTGCGAAACGCCAGGCGATCACGAACCCTGACCGCACCATCGCTTCGATCAAGCGTCACATGGGTACAAGCCACAAAGAAAGCATTGACGGCAAGGATTTTTCCCCGCAGGAAATTTCGGCAATGATTCTTCAGAAGCTGAAATCCGATGCCGAAGCGTATCTGGGCCAACCCGTAACTCAGGCAGTTATTACGGTTCCTGCGTATTTCAATGACAGCCAGCGTCAGGCTACCAAGGATGCCGGTAAGATTGCCGGTCTTGAAGTGCTGCGTATTGTCAACGAGCCAACAGCAGCCGCTCTGGCTTACGGTCTGGAGAAATCCGAAGATCAGACGATCCTGGTCTATGACCTTGGCGGCGGTACATTCGACGTATCCATTCTTGAGCTGGGCGACGGCTTCTTCGAAGTTAAGGCTACCAGCGGTGACAACCGTCTGGGCGGCGACGATTTCGACCAAGTGGTGATGGATTATCTGGTGGCTGAATTCAAGAAGGAGCAGGGCATTGACCTCAGCAAAGACAAAGCAGCTGTGCAACGTCTGAAGGATGCTGCCGAAAAAGCGAAAAAAGAACTGTCCGGCGTACTGACCACTACCGTTTCGCTTCCGTTCATTACGGTAGTTGACGGCGTGCCTCAGCACTTGGAAATCAACCTGACCCGTGCCAAATTCGACGAGCTGACTGCAAGCCTGGTTGAGCGCACCCTGGGACCTACCCGTCAAGCGCTGAGCGATGCAGGTATGACTCCAGCCGATCTGAACAAAATCGTACTGGTGGGCGGTTCCACCCGTATTCCGGCAGTACAGGAAGCTATCAAGAAGCTTACCGGCAAAGAGCCGCACAAAGGCGTTAACCCGGATGAAGTAGTAGCCCTGGGTGCTGCCGTTCAGGCGGGAGTACTGACTGGTGATGTGAAGGACGTTGTATTGCTTGACGTTACTCCGCTGTCCCTCGGGATCGAAACTGCAGGCGGCGTGTTCACGAAGATGATCGAGCGCAACACTACGATTCCTACAAGCAAATCGCAGGTATTCTCGACCTTCGCCGACAACCAGCCAAGCGTGGAAATTCACGTATTGCAGGGTGAGCGCCAGATGGCGAACGGCAACAAGACATTGGGCCGCTTCATGCTGAACGAGATTCCGCCGGCACCACGCGGTGTACCGCAGATCGAGGTTACTTTTGACATTGATGCCAACGGTATCGTTAATGTCTCTGCTACAGATAAAGGCACGAACAAGAGCCAGAAGATCACCATCACTTCCTCCAGCGGCCTGAGTGACGCTGAAGTTGAACAGATGATGAAGGATGCCGAGCTGCACGCTGAGGAAGACCGCAAGCGTAAAGAGCTGGTTGAAGCGAAGAACGGTGCTGACCAGCTTGTCTACTCCACAGATAAAGTGATCAAAGACCTGGGCGACAAGGTGGATGCTGCCGAGATCGACAAGGCCAATGCAGCTAAGGACAAGGTGAAGGCTGCTCTGGAAACTGACAATCTCGAAGAGATCAATGCCGCTACAGAAGCGCTGAACGAGATCGTACAGCAGCTGTCGGTGAAGCTGTATGAGCAGGCTGCACAGGAACAGCAGGGTGCTGAAGCAGGCCAGGGTGCTGCTGACGGCAATGCCAAGAAAGACAACGTGGTAGATGCCGATTATGAAGTAGTTGACGATGAGAAGAATCAAGGGTAA
- the grpE gene encoding nucleotide exchange factor GrpE translates to MNAQQDSSMNENQAAEEAEAVTDSGSLTAEEAGEAASGHEEELKKLQELADEHQARTLRVQADYDNFRRRTQKEKEELAQYATSKLVTELLPVLDNFERALATPSAGVDAEAFIKGVNMIFRQLEGVLKNEGLTAMEAVGQPFNPEYHQAIMQVESEEHEEGIVTEEVQKGYLLKDKVLRPAMVKVSM, encoded by the coding sequence ATGAATGCACAGCAAGACTCCTCTATGAATGAGAACCAGGCAGCCGAAGAGGCTGAAGCTGTGACAGACAGCGGCTCATTGACGGCTGAAGAGGCCGGCGAGGCGGCTTCAGGCCATGAGGAGGAGCTGAAGAAGCTGCAGGAACTGGCAGATGAGCATCAGGCGCGCACTCTGCGTGTGCAGGCTGATTATGATAACTTCCGCCGCCGTACCCAGAAGGAGAAGGAAGAGCTGGCGCAATATGCGACCTCCAAGCTCGTTACAGAATTGCTTCCGGTGCTGGATAACTTCGAACGCGCACTGGCGACTCCTTCGGCAGGTGTGGATGCTGAGGCGTTCATCAAAGGTGTGAATATGATTTTCCGTCAGCTGGAGGGTGTACTTAAGAATGAAGGGCTGACAGCAATGGAAGCGGTAGGACAGCCGTTTAACCCTGAATATCATCAGGCGATCATGCAGGTGGAGAGCGAGGAGCACGAGGAAGGCATCGTGACGGAGGAGGTCCAGAAGGGCTATCTCCTGAAGGATAAGGTTCTTCGTCCGGCTATGGTCAAAGTCAGCATGTAG
- the hrcA gene encoding heat-inducible transcriptional repressor HrcA, whose product MLTERQRMILNAIVDDYISSAEPVGSRSISKRGDVGFSPATIRNEMADLEELGYLEQPHTSAGRIPSHKGYRYYVDHLVPWNSAETAELGTIRAFFAEKLNATEQVIQHAAMILSNMTNYTSILLGPEVFHTSLRHFQLLPLDNNTAVAIIVTSTGQVENRTVTLPPEISLSEMEKVVNLLNSKLVNVPLYKLKSQLYSELGEEMQRHISHYEELMQVLDKALESDGEQRIYLSGATNMLTQPEFKDVDKVKNILDLLEETPTLLEMLNPAAGGNGMQVRIGTENKHEAFANCSLITATYSLDGKPLGSIGILGPTRMEYARVMGILGILSRDLTAMLAHWYK is encoded by the coding sequence ATGTTAACTGAACGCCAGAGAATGATACTGAATGCTATTGTAGATGACTACATTTCTTCCGCCGAGCCTGTCGGCTCGCGCAGTATCTCGAAACGCGGGGACGTCGGCTTCAGTCCGGCCACGATCCGCAACGAAATGGCCGATCTGGAGGAGCTGGGCTATCTGGAGCAGCCTCACACGTCGGCAGGGAGAATCCCGTCCCATAAGGGCTACCGCTATTATGTGGATCATCTGGTACCGTGGAATTCCGCCGAAACGGCTGAACTGGGCACGATCCGCGCTTTTTTCGCCGAGAAGCTGAATGCTACAGAGCAGGTTATCCAACATGCGGCAATGATTCTATCCAATATGACGAATTATACTTCCATCCTACTGGGACCGGAGGTTTTTCATACTTCATTGCGCCATTTCCAGCTGCTGCCGCTCGATAACAACACCGCTGTGGCGATTATCGTTACAAGCACCGGGCAGGTCGAGAACAGAACGGTCACTCTTCCGCCGGAGATTTCGCTCTCCGAGATGGAGAAGGTCGTCAATCTGCTCAACAGCAAGCTGGTGAATGTACCGCTCTATAAGCTCAAGAGTCAGCTCTATTCCGAGCTGGGCGAAGAAATGCAGCGCCACATCTCCCATTATGAAGAATTAATGCAGGTGCTGGACAAAGCGCTGGAGAGTGACGGTGAACAGCGCATCTACTTAAGCGGAGCTACGAATATGCTGACCCAGCCGGAGTTCAAGGACGTCGACAAGGTGAAGAATATTCTCGATCTGCTGGAGGAGACCCCAACCCTGCTTGAAATGCTGAATCCTGCTGCAGGCGGGAACGGAATGCAGGTGCGTATCGGTACAGAGAATAAGCATGAAGCCTTTGCGAACTGCAGTCTGATTACCGCTACCTACTCTCTGGACGGGAAGCCGCTGGGAAGCATCGGCATCCTCGGCCCGACCCGGATGGAGTATGCGCGCGTGATGGGGATTCTGGGGATTCTCTCCCGGGATTTGACAGCGATGCTGGCGCACTGGTATAAGTGA
- a CDS encoding N-acetyltransferase gives MLVKTDQYRQVSPAGEQQVICRNATVEDVEPLYQMIEEYAQQGIMLPRSRQALTRQIDQFVIAEIGGTFVGCGSLFRLGNDLVEVRSIGLRKEGKGKGVGSMILEKLTEEARRQRIPKIMALTYAVDFFLKNGFTVVEKEIFPEKVWTDCVNCKKQHACDEIAVLKRLD, from the coding sequence GTGCTTGTCAAAACGGATCAGTATCGCCAGGTATCTCCTGCGGGAGAGCAGCAAGTCATATGCAGAAATGCTACAGTGGAGGATGTTGAGCCGCTGTATCAAATGATAGAAGAATACGCACAGCAGGGGATTATGCTGCCCCGTTCCAGGCAAGCGCTGACCCGCCAGATCGACCAGTTCGTCATCGCTGAGATCGGCGGCACCTTCGTCGGCTGCGGCTCCTTGTTCAGGCTCGGAAATGATCTGGTGGAGGTACGCTCCATTGGACTGCGTAAAGAAGGTAAGGGCAAAGGCGTAGGCTCCATGATTCTGGAGAAGCTGACAGAGGAAGCCAGACGCCAGAGAATCCCGAAGATTATGGCGCTGACCTATGCGGTCGATTTCTTCCTTAAGAATGGCTTCACTGTGGTGGAGAAGGAGATTTTCCCTGAGAAGGTCTGGACCGATTGCGTGAACTGCAAGAAGCAGCATGCCTGCGATGAGATCGCAGTGCTGAAGCGACTGGACTAA
- the hemW gene encoding radical SAM family heme chaperone HemW — MNTVRNGRPPEAVYIHIPFCTNKCFYCDFNSYVLKDQPVMEYLYALDREMEQTVKNMPPGVIKTIFVGGGTPTVLKPDELAYFLDSVRRHFPHWDEQIEFSMEANPGTTDIDKLRVMKEGGVNRVSFGVQAFQNELLSGIGRIHNVDDVYRSLENARAVGLHNLSVDLMFGLPNQTVDMLRESVAKALELELPHYSIYSLKVEENTLFHTLFNKNKLPLPSEEDELAMYLLLMSTMEAAGYTQYEISNFAKPGMESRHNITYWRNEDYYGLGAGAHGYVGRQRHMNIKGVNPYIEASRSGLPRLDSFPVSEREAMEDFMMVGLRMREGVSGTAFRSQFGKPLEEIFKAPLHKMLTAGLLEQAGDTYRLSKQGILFGNDVFGEFVGALTEV; from the coding sequence ATGAACACTGTAAGGAATGGCCGTCCCCCTGAGGCCGTCTATATTCATATCCCGTTCTGCACGAATAAATGTTTCTATTGTGATTTCAATTCTTATGTACTGAAGGACCAGCCGGTGATGGAATATCTCTATGCGCTTGACCGGGAGATGGAGCAGACAGTCAAGAATATGCCCCCGGGGGTAATTAAAACGATCTTTGTGGGCGGGGGTACCCCTACCGTGCTGAAGCCGGATGAGCTGGCGTATTTCCTGGATTCGGTCAGAAGGCATTTCCCGCATTGGGATGAGCAGATTGAATTCTCTATGGAAGCCAATCCCGGCACTACCGACATCGATAAGCTTAGAGTGATGAAGGAAGGCGGGGTCAACCGGGTCAGCTTCGGGGTCCAGGCCTTCCAGAACGAGCTGCTGAGCGGAATCGGCCGGATTCATAATGTGGATGATGTATACCGCAGTCTGGAGAACGCCCGCGCGGTCGGGCTTCATAATCTGTCGGTGGATCTGATGTTCGGCCTGCCGAATCAGACCGTAGATATGCTCAGAGAGAGCGTCGCCAAAGCGCTGGAGCTGGAGCTGCCGCATTATTCGATCTACAGCCTGAAGGTAGAGGAGAACACGCTGTTCCATACCCTGTTCAACAAGAACAAGCTGCCATTGCCAAGTGAAGAGGATGAGCTGGCGATGTATCTGCTGCTGATGTCCACCATGGAGGCTGCAGGATATACGCAATATGAGATCAGCAATTTCGCCAAGCCGGGGATGGAGAGCCGTCATAACATTACCTACTGGCGCAACGAGGACTATTATGGTCTGGGTGCAGGAGCGCATGGTTACGTCGGCCGTCAGCGGCACATGAATATCAAGGGCGTCAATCCGTATATCGAGGCTTCGCGCAGCGGGCTGCCGCGTCTGGACAGCTTCCCTGTCTCCGAGCGGGAGGCGATGGAGGATTTCATGATGGTCGGGCTGCGGATGCGGGAAGGGGTGTCGGGCACAGCGTTCCGCTCCCAATTCGGGAAGCCGCTCGAGGAGATTTTTAAGGCGCCGCTGCATAAAATGCTTACCGCCGGGCTGCTGGAGCAGGCCGGGGACACCTATCGCCTGAGCAAGCAGGGAATCCTGTTCGGGAACGATGTTTTCGGGGAATTTGTCGGTGCTTTGACAGAGGTTTAA
- the lepA gene encoding translation elongation factor 4, translating to MTDVQKRQQQIRNFSIIAHIDHGKSTLADRILEYTGALTSREMQEQVLDQMDLERERGITIKLQAVRLTYRADDGQEYYLNLIDTPGHVDFTYEVSRSLAACEGALLVVDAAQGIEAQTLANVYLALDNNLEILPVLNKIDLPNADPERVKQEIEDVIGLDASDAVMASAKAGIGIKEILEQVVKQVPPPAGSAEEPLKALIFDSHYDPYKGVIVYVRVIDGSIRAGSKIRMMATDKTFEVIEVGAFMPRMTIVPELNIGDVGFIVAGIKHVGDTRVGDTVTDAKNPTLEPLPGYRRINPMVYCGLYPIETSDYNDLREALEKLQLNDASLSFEPESSSALGFGFRCGFLGLLHMEIIQERIEREFNLPLITTAPSVIYRIKLTNGETIQIDNPSHYPEVGTIDYVEEPYVKAAIIVPNDFVGTVMELCQSKRGEFVNMEYLDTTRVTITYEIPLSEIVYDFFDQLKSGTKGYASYDYEISGYRQSNLVKMDILLNNEQVDALSFIVHRDRAYNRGRIICEKLRGIIPRQMFEVPIQASVGTKIVARETVKAMRKNVLAKCYGGDISRKRKLLEKQKEGKKRMKQVGSVEVPQEAFMAVLQIE from the coding sequence ATGACTGACGTTCAGAAACGACAACAACAAATCCGCAATTTCTCGATTATTGCACATATAGACCATGGCAAATCGACACTGGCTGACCGCATTCTGGAATATACGGGCGCACTGACCTCGCGTGAAATGCAGGAGCAGGTCCTTGACCAGATGGATCTGGAGCGCGAGCGCGGGATCACCATTAAGCTTCAGGCGGTACGCCTGACTTACCGTGCTGATGACGGCCAGGAATATTATTTGAACCTGATTGATACACCGGGGCACGTCGACTTCACTTATGAGGTCTCCCGCAGCCTTGCAGCCTGTGAAGGCGCTCTGCTGGTGGTGGATGCCGCGCAGGGGATTGAAGCCCAGACGCTGGCTAACGTGTATCTGGCGCTTGACAACAATCTGGAGATTCTGCCGGTACTTAACAAGATCGATCTGCCCAATGCAGATCCTGAACGGGTGAAGCAGGAGATTGAGGATGTCATCGGGCTGGATGCCAGCGACGCAGTGATGGCTTCGGCCAAGGCGGGGATTGGCATCAAGGAGATTCTGGAGCAGGTCGTCAAGCAGGTTCCGCCGCCGGCAGGCAGCGCAGAGGAACCGCTGAAGGCCCTGATCTTCGACTCCCATTACGATCCTTATAAGGGTGTTATCGTCTATGTCCGCGTCATTGACGGCAGTATCCGTGCCGGGTCCAAGATCCGGATGATGGCAACCGACAAGACCTTTGAGGTTATTGAGGTCGGAGCCTTCATGCCGCGCATGACGATTGTCCCTGAGCTGAATATCGGCGATGTCGGCTTCATTGTAGCCGGGATCAAGCATGTAGGCGATACGCGGGTCGGGGATACGGTGACTGATGCGAAGAACCCGACGCTTGAACCGCTGCCGGGCTACCGCCGGATTAATCCGATGGTCTACTGCGGTCTCTATCCGATTGAGACCTCTGATTATAACGACCTTCGGGAGGCGCTGGAGAAGCTTCAGCTGAATGACGCCTCGCTTAGCTTCGAGCCGGAGAGCTCCAGCGCGCTGGGCTTCGGCTTCCGCTGCGGCTTTCTGGGACTGCTGCATATGGAGATCATTCAGGAGCGGATCGAACGCGAGTTCAATCTGCCGCTGATTACAACCGCGCCGAGCGTTATTTACCGCATTAAGCTGACCAATGGCGAGACCATTCAGATCGACAACCCGTCGCATTACCCTGAGGTTGGTACAATTGACTATGTGGAAGAGCCGTATGTCAAGGCAGCGATTATTGTCCCTAACGATTTCGTGGGAACGGTTATGGAGCTCTGCCAGAGCAAGCGCGGCGAATTCGTGAATATGGAGTATCTGGACACCACCCGCGTCACCATTACGTATGAGATTCCGCTGTCCGAGATTGTGTACGACTTCTTCGATCAGCTGAAGTCCGGCACCAAGGGTTACGCCTCTTACGACTATGAAATCTCCGGTTACCGCCAGTCGAACCTGGTGAAGATGGATATCCTGCTGAATAATGAGCAGGTCGACGCCCTGTCCTTCATCGTTCACCGCGACCGTGCCTATAACCGCGGCCGGATTATCTGTGAGAAGCTGCGCGGCATTATTCCGCGCCAGATGTTCGAGGTGCCGATTCAGGCTTCAGTCGGCACGAAGATTGTAGCGCGTGAGACAGTTAAGGCGATGCGCAAGAACGTACTCGCCAAATGCTACGGCGGCGATATCTCGCGTAAGCGGAAGCTGCTGGAGAAGCAGAAGGAAGGGAAGAAACGCATGAAGCAGGTCGGCAGCGTTGAGGTGCCGCAGGAAGCGTTCATGGCTGTGCTTCAGATTGAGTAG
- a CDS encoding stage II sporulation protein P: MNRKWFQLWNIGRLRGRLMDILSLGRTMLLLAGGSLVLFILLGTGGLAGQKLNSSPIPSMKGLAASLSSGFFMELLGMEVPHLPKGDEPSAFSGDKVTSFVFRLLTSVDPGDPKSLVSREMPGLAADDPFLLREGSGGTAGAPADYHPGVDELSDGGDPGTAAGPGDGPDTPGGTGQQGGEVQQPEATPAPDPAGQDADEGYSGSGDAENGTGDTSIKRILVYHSHPREAYNPLLGAQSDNPSSSVPSKNVMLVGSYIAKRLEARGIGTVHAQEDYATLVPDYNWNFSYKYSRMTVKSAMAANQQMSELIDIHRDSQRHGKTTATINGKNYAQVYFILGHANKNWKQNEAFANKIHQQLEKNYPGISRGIWGKSSGNGNNGEYNQTLSPNSVLIEVGGIDNSADELKRTADILADAIADVYWTSRDAEKAAAPQQEGAKPEGAKLEGTSAKTSAGGAS, translated from the coding sequence ATGAACAGAAAATGGTTTCAGCTATGGAATATTGGGCGGCTGCGCGGACGGCTGATGGATATTCTGTCGCTGGGAAGGACGATGCTGCTGCTGGCCGGAGGTTCACTGGTGCTGTTCATCCTGCTTGGAACCGGCGGCCTGGCCGGCCAGAAGCTGAATTCTTCACCCATTCCCTCAATGAAGGGCCTGGCCGCCTCGCTCTCCAGCGGATTCTTCATGGAACTGCTGGGGATGGAGGTTCCCCATCTGCCGAAGGGGGACGAGCCTTCGGCCTTCTCCGGGGACAAAGTCACCTCCTTCGTCTTCCGGCTGCTGACGAGCGTAGACCCGGGTGATCCGAAGAGCCTGGTCTCGCGTGAGATGCCGGGACTGGCTGCAGATGATCCCTTCCTGCTGCGTGAAGGCTCGGGCGGAACGGCAGGAGCGCCTGCCGACTATCACCCGGGAGTGGATGAGCTGTCAGACGGCGGGGACCCGGGTACGGCTGCCGGTCCTGGAGACGGGCCGGATACGCCAGGCGGCACTGGCCAGCAGGGCGGAGAGGTCCAGCAGCCTGAAGCCACGCCTGCTCCAGACCCGGCCGGGCAGGATGCGGACGAAGGCTATTCCGGCAGCGGCGATGCCGAGAACGGGACAGGGGATACTTCTATCAAGCGTATTCTCGTCTATCATTCCCATCCCCGTGAAGCATACAATCCGCTGCTGGGTGCGCAGAGCGATAATCCAAGCTCGTCAGTCCCCTCCAAGAATGTGATGCTGGTAGGCTCTTATATCGCCAAGCGGCTGGAAGCGCGCGGGATCGGAACGGTTCATGCCCAGGAGGATTATGCCACCTTGGTGCCGGACTATAACTGGAACTTCTCCTATAAATATTCGCGCATGACGGTGAAGTCGGCCATGGCCGCCAATCAGCAGATGAGTGAACTGATTGATATCCACCGTGATTCCCAGCGGCACGGCAAGACAACGGCAACCATTAACGGTAAAAATTACGCCCAAGTGTACTTCATTCTGGGCCATGCCAATAAAAACTGGAAGCAGAATGAAGCCTTCGCCAATAAAATCCACCAGCAGCTGGAAAAAAATTATCCGGGAATTTCACGCGGAATCTGGGGGAAATCTTCGGGAAACGGGAATAATGGGGAATATAACCAGACGTTGTCGCCGAACAGCGTGCTGATTGAGGTCGGCGGCATTGACAACAGTGCGGATGAGCTGAAGCGGACGGCGGATATTCTGGCGGACGCGATTGCCGATGTGTATTGGACCAGCAGAGATGCAGAGAAGGCGGCAGCGCCGCAGCAGGAAGGAGCGAAGCCGGAAGGGGCCAAGCTGGAAGGCACAAGTGCGAAGACCTCTGCAGGCGGGGCCTCCTGA
- the gpr gene encoding GPR endopeptidase: MELDLQLYSVRTDLAVEAKEMAQGRSGGPIPGVNEQVEEADGIKVTRLAVTDQAGSQAIGRAIGNYVTLEVPALRGGDTGLQQKVSIVFAREFEHFLDHIGIGRNSKVLIVGLGNWNVTPDSLGPLVVENALITRQFYELVPDQVSPGYRNVSAIAPGVLGLTGIESSEVVQGIVDRTNPDVIIAIDALASRSLERINTTIQIADIGIHPGSGIGNKRRGLTKEVLGVPCIAIGVPTVCYASTIVNNVLEMMKHHFGQMEGGGAHTKEIMGLLDDISEQERLTLVKEVLEPLGHDLIVTPKEIDEFIEEIANIVASGLNAALHEAVDPGNVGAYTH, encoded by the coding sequence ATGGAACTCGATCTTCAGCTGTATTCGGTACGAACAGATCTGGCGGTGGAAGCTAAGGAAATGGCGCAAGGGAGGTCGGGTGGACCGATTCCCGGCGTCAATGAGCAGGTGGAGGAAGCGGACGGCATCAAGGTGACCCGGCTGGCAGTGACTGATCAGGCCGGCTCCCAGGCCATCGGGCGGGCCATCGGCAATTATGTGACCCTGGAGGTGCCTGCGCTGCGGGGCGGAGATACCGGTCTGCAGCAGAAGGTCTCCATCGTGTTCGCCCGTGAATTCGAACACTTCCTCGATCATATCGGGATTGGGCGCAATTCCAAAGTGCTTATTGTAGGGCTTGGCAACTGGAATGTGACCCCCGACTCGCTGGGGCCGCTGGTGGTGGAGAATGCGCTGATTACCCGCCAGTTCTATGAGCTGGTGCCGGATCAGGTCTCACCGGGCTACCGGAATGTGAGTGCCATTGCGCCCGGCGTGCTCGGCCTGACAGGCATTGAATCCAGTGAAGTAGTGCAGGGAATCGTAGACCGCACCAATCCTGATGTCATTATAGCCATTGATGCCCTGGCCTCCCGCTCGCTGGAGCGGATTAATACGACGATTCAGATTGCCGATATCGGCATCCATCCGGGCTCAGGGATCGGAAATAAGCGCAGGGGGCTGACCAAGGAAGTGCTGGGCGTTCCCTGCATTGCGATCGGCGTCCCTACTGTCTGCTATGCTTCGACCATCGTCAACAATGTGCTGGAAATGATGAAGCATCATTTCGGGCAGATGGAGGGCGGCGGAGCCCATACCAAAGAGATCATGGGGCTGCTTGATGATATCAGTGAGCAGGAGCGGCTGACCCTGGTGAAGGAAGTGCTTGAGCCGCTGGGCCATGATCTGATTGTTACACCCAAGGAGATCGATGAATTCATTGAGGAGATCGCCAACATTGTGGCCAGCGGACTCAATGCCGCGCTGCATGAAGCCGTCGATCCCGGCAATGTCGGAGCCTATACCCACTAG
- the rpsT gene encoding 30S ribosomal protein S20, producing MPNIKSAVKRVKTIEKRRALNASQKSALRTAVKAADVAVTGTEVEAAQAAFQAASKKLDKAVTKGLVHKNAAARKKSRLAKKLNALKAQA from the coding sequence ATGCCAAATATCAAATCCGCGGTTAAACGCGTCAAGACGATCGAGAAACGCCGTGCACTTAACGCTTCCCAGAAGTCCGCTCTTCGTACAGCTGTGAAAGCTGCTGATGTAGCAGTGACAGGTACAGAAGTAGAAGCTGCTCAGGCTGCTTTCCAAGCGGCTTCCAAGAAGCTGGACAAGGCTGTAACCAAAGGCCTGGTTCATAAAAATGCGGCTGCCCGCAAAAAATCCCGCTTGGCGAAGAAATTGAACGCTCTGAAGGCTCAAGCCTAA